Proteins co-encoded in one Octopus sinensis linkage group LG6, ASM634580v1, whole genome shotgun sequence genomic window:
- the LOC115213384 gene encoding uncharacterized protein LOC115213384 isoform X1 encodes MKFSAPVLFLFAVVYASGVASADILDLDKISDVVINARKLWRGNSVDDLMNSDRVPYYCKMAVNYGDLNNATIRTLNENLQVIIAATINHFKKKYNDSGRMEFVDYVHALKSNPFLKTEITDNIYRGEFKDFHAYDSRRQQLVTDGYELITKWIKDTLIKDDEALKDTTFNQVDFRNIVRATNAAFDHFERYEGVLVNKPYVQSSIVDISVIRYPDSKQAYFKLFRIQIFATKTSSSDPLRDDQATSGIRGSFQSIVFRPQNLVIDGLNKNVKAKALHTAQSMFNES; translated from the exons ATGAAGTTTTCAGCTCCAGTCCTTTTCCTTTTTGCGGTTGTGTACGCAAGTGG TGTTGCTA GTGCTGATATTCTTGACTTGGATAAAATATCCGATGTTGTAATTAATGCCCGAAAGTTATGGAGAGGCAACTCTGTTGATGACCTCATGAATTCAGACCGTGTTCCTTATTACTGTAAAATGGCTGTCAACTATGGTGACCTCAACAACGCTACTATTAGAACACTGAACGAAAATTTACAA gtGATTATTGCGGCTACAATTAATCACTTCAAGAAAAAGTACAATGATAGCGGCCGGATGGAGTTTGTAGACTATGTACACGCATTGAAGAGCAACCCgtttttaaaaacagaaattacCGATAACATTTATCGAGGGGAATTCAAAGATTTTCACGCGTATGATTCCAGGCGACAACAACTGGTGACAGATGGG tatgaGTTAATTACAAAATGGATTAAGGACACACTTATCAAAGACGATGAAGCCTTAAAAGATACAACTTTTAACCAAGTTGACTTCAGGAATATTGTCAGGGCAACCAATGCAGCTTTCGACCACTTTGAACGATATGAAGGCGTGTTGGTCAATAAACCTTACGTCCAAAGCTCAATCGTTGATATAAGTGTCATCCGTTACCCAGATTCAAAACAGGCTTACTTTAAG ctTTTCCGTATCCAGATCTTTGCTACAAAAACAAGTTCGTCAGATCCATTAAGAGATGATCAAGCGACAAGTGGAATTAGAGGTTCGTTCCAATCAATAGTTTTCAGACCACAGAATCTCGTAATAGACggtttaaataaaaatgtaaaagcgAAAGCATTACACACAGCCCAAAGTATGTTCAATGAGTCTTAG
- the LOC115213384 gene encoding uncharacterized protein LOC115213384 isoform X2 — translation MKFSAPVLFLFAVVYASGADILDLDKISDVVINARKLWRGNSVDDLMNSDRVPYYCKMAVNYGDLNNATIRTLNENLQVIIAATINHFKKKYNDSGRMEFVDYVHALKSNPFLKTEITDNIYRGEFKDFHAYDSRRQQLVTDGYELITKWIKDTLIKDDEALKDTTFNQVDFRNIVRATNAAFDHFERYEGVLVNKPYVQSSIVDISVIRYPDSKQAYFKLFRIQIFATKTSSSDPLRDDQATSGIRGSFQSIVFRPQNLVIDGLNKNVKAKALHTAQSMFNES, via the exons ATGAAGTTTTCAGCTCCAGTCCTTTTCCTTTTTGCGGTTGTGTACGCAAGTG GTGCTGATATTCTTGACTTGGATAAAATATCCGATGTTGTAATTAATGCCCGAAAGTTATGGAGAGGCAACTCTGTTGATGACCTCATGAATTCAGACCGTGTTCCTTATTACTGTAAAATGGCTGTCAACTATGGTGACCTCAACAACGCTACTATTAGAACACTGAACGAAAATTTACAA gtGATTATTGCGGCTACAATTAATCACTTCAAGAAAAAGTACAATGATAGCGGCCGGATGGAGTTTGTAGACTATGTACACGCATTGAAGAGCAACCCgtttttaaaaacagaaattacCGATAACATTTATCGAGGGGAATTCAAAGATTTTCACGCGTATGATTCCAGGCGACAACAACTGGTGACAGATGGG tatgaGTTAATTACAAAATGGATTAAGGACACACTTATCAAAGACGATGAAGCCTTAAAAGATACAACTTTTAACCAAGTTGACTTCAGGAATATTGTCAGGGCAACCAATGCAGCTTTCGACCACTTTGAACGATATGAAGGCGTGTTGGTCAATAAACCTTACGTCCAAAGCTCAATCGTTGATATAAGTGTCATCCGTTACCCAGATTCAAAACAGGCTTACTTTAAG ctTTTCCGTATCCAGATCTTTGCTACAAAAACAAGTTCGTCAGATCCATTAAGAGATGATCAAGCGACAAGTGGAATTAGAGGTTCGTTCCAATCAATAGTTTTCAGACCACAGAATCTCGTAATAGACggtttaaataaaaatgtaaaagcgAAAGCATTACACACAGCCCAAAGTATGTTCAATGAGTCTTAG